A window of the Thalassospira indica genome harbors these coding sequences:
- the rpsU gene encoding 30S ribosomal protein S21: protein MQVIVRDNNVDQALKALKKKMQREGIFREMKLRRHFEKPSEKKAREGAEAIRRARKLERKRIEREGF from the coding sequence GTGCAGGTAATCGTTCGCGACAACAATGTCGATCAGGCTCTGAAAGCGCTTAAGAAAAAGATGCAGCGCGAGGGCATTTTCCGTGAGATGAAACTCCGTCGCCACTTTGAAAAGCCGTCGGAGAAGAAAGCTCGCGAAGGGGCGGAAGCAATCCGTCGTGCCCGCAAGCTGGAGCGTAAGCGCATCGAGCGCGAAGGCTTCTAG
- a CDS encoding biotin/lipoyl-binding protein — translation MFELLLCSLFTILPDYLFRRYKQGKRIGKEITLFSVWYELRYGIVGCAILTITLIATIFYFHPSTMNVSSFFRTVTILPEKGGRVVEIYVDNDQVVAGGDPLFRIDNRVEREAVAMAEQRIAEIRAQMDVTRADLAVAEGNVE, via the coding sequence ATGTTTGAGCTTCTTTTGTGTTCGCTGTTCACCATCCTGCCCGATTACCTGTTTCGCCGTTACAAGCAGGGCAAAAGGATCGGCAAGGAAATCACCCTGTTTTCCGTCTGGTATGAGCTGCGCTATGGCATTGTTGGCTGTGCGATCCTGACGATCACGCTTATTGCGACGATTTTCTATTTCCATCCATCGACCATGAATGTGTCGTCATTTTTCAGAACAGTGACGATCCTGCCGGAAAAGGGCGGGCGCGTGGTCGAGATTTATGTCGATAACGATCAGGTCGTCGCGGGCGGTGATCCGCTGTTTCGCATTGATAACCGGGTCGAACGCGAAGCCGTCGCCATGGCCGAGCAACGCATTGCCGAAATCCGCGCCCAGATGGATGTCACCCGTGCTGACCTTGCCGTCGCCGAGGGCAATGTTGAATAG
- the def gene encoding peptide deformylase, which translates to MSILKIARMGHPVLRRVADRVEDPLDPEIQRLIADMKDTMKDAGGVGLAAPQVFQSLAIMVYYVPALRKSDDPDDGEVPLSVLINPEIEPIGDEIVDGWEGCLSIPGLQGVVPRWNKIRYRGLNEKGEAVEHTAGGFHARVVQHEYDHLIGVMYPERMEDMSLLGFNEELRENPPETTFRQSVATDAGSDDEEA; encoded by the coding sequence ATGTCGATCCTTAAAATTGCCCGGATGGGCCACCCGGTTCTGCGCCGCGTTGCAGACCGTGTCGAAGACCCGCTTGACCCCGAAATTCAGCGCCTGATTGCTGATATGAAGGACACCATGAAGGATGCCGGGGGCGTTGGCCTTGCGGCACCACAGGTGTTTCAGTCCTTGGCGATCATGGTCTATTACGTGCCAGCACTTCGCAAAAGCGATGATCCCGACGATGGCGAGGTGCCCTTAAGTGTCCTGATCAACCCGGAAATCGAGCCGATTGGCGATGAAATCGTTGATGGCTGGGAAGGGTGTTTGTCGATCCCGGGCCTTCAGGGTGTGGTGCCGCGATGGAACAAAATCCGTTACCGCGGGTTAAATGAGAAGGGCGAAGCTGTGGAGCACACCGCCGGTGGTTTCCATGCCCGCGTGGTTCAACACGAATATGATCATTTGATCGGGGTGATGTATCCCGAACGTATGGAAGATATGTCGTTGCTCGGTTTTAACGAGGAATTGCGCGAAAACCCGCCCGAGACTACCTTTAGGCAGTCGGTTGCGACCGACGCCGGATCTGATGACGAGGAGGCCTGA
- a CDS encoding COQ9 family protein → MSVTESMTRLQAQREALVEAALEHVPFDGWTKQALHAGAEDLDLAPGEVDRLLPNGIRQAIVIYVEMTDRKMIAALDEKGLENLKIRDRIATAVKTRLELVEGQKDTVRAALAFMTLPQNAALGLKLTHGTVDAMWVAAGDTSTDHNWYTKRMLLAGVYGSTLAYWLDDTSEGHADSWAFLDRRIGNVMQIPKITAKIGKAGKFAAAPFKMGAKIARCMPTPGRMRRQFGG, encoded by the coding sequence ATGTCTGTTACTGAAAGCATGACCCGTCTGCAAGCCCAGCGCGAAGCACTGGTCGAGGCAGCCCTTGAACATGTGCCGTTCGATGGCTGGACCAAACAGGCACTTCATGCCGGGGCAGAAGACCTTGATCTTGCACCGGGCGAGGTGGATCGGTTGCTTCCCAATGGCATTCGTCAGGCGATCGTTATCTATGTCGAGATGACTGATCGCAAGATGATCGCGGCCCTTGACGAAAAGGGTCTTGAGAACCTGAAAATTCGTGATCGCATCGCGACCGCAGTCAAAACCCGGCTAGAGCTGGTTGAGGGGCAAAAAGACACTGTTCGTGCGGCCCTTGCCTTTATGACCTTGCCGCAAAATGCCGCCCTTGGTCTGAAACTGACCCATGGTACGGTGGATGCGATGTGGGTGGCGGCCGGTGATACCTCGACCGATCATAATTGGTACACCAAGCGCATGTTGCTTGCTGGTGTCTATGGATCAACGCTTGCCTATTGGCTGGATGACACGTCCGAAGGCCATGCCGATAGCTGGGCATTCCTGGATCGCCGGATTGGCAATGTCATGCAGATCCCGAAAATCACCGCCAAGATTGGCAAGGCTGGCAAGTTTGCCGCCGCACCCTTCAAGATGGGGGCAAAGATTGCGCGCTGCATGCCGACACCGGGCCGGATGCGCCGCCAGTTTGGTGGCTGA
- a CDS encoding thermonuclease family protein: protein MKKLLIILSLTLGLIAVESRTNQATATPGAAGFPDVIEGDKLRFGNLIVELFGIRAPKPGMICRAGSVEFQCGAAAAQALDRIIENYAIKCQQVSDVQLFPMLTECQMGQVDLNRLILRAGWAMVDMVSCDTHPSCTTYLRDQQFAKDNKKGIWMGTPPSELVALAAKPAKYDLQEADDANALKTLIEDELEPQRPENPIEIDLASEMEQANKPDMTLLSFLTNTF from the coding sequence ATGAAAAAACTTCTGATCATTCTTTCACTGACCCTTGGCCTGATTGCTGTTGAAAGCCGCACGAACCAAGCCACGGCCACACCGGGTGCCGCAGGCTTCCCGGATGTGATCGAAGGCGACAAGCTGCGCTTTGGCAATCTGATTGTCGAACTGTTTGGCATTCGCGCGCCAAAACCCGGCATGATCTGCCGGGCCGGATCGGTCGAATTTCAGTGTGGTGCGGCGGCTGCCCAGGCACTTGATCGCATCATTGAAAACTATGCAATTAAATGTCAGCAGGTCTCAGACGTCCAACTGTTCCCGATGCTGACCGAATGCCAGATGGGTCAGGTCGATCTGAACCGCCTGATCCTGCGCGCCGGTTGGGCAATGGTCGATATGGTCAGCTGCGACACCCATCCGAGCTGCACCACCTATCTGCGCGATCAGCAGTTCGCCAAGGACAACAAAAAGGGCATCTGGATGGGCACCCCGCCGTCCGAACTGGTGGCGCTTGCAGCCAAGCCGGCAAAATATGACCTTCAGGAAGCGGATGACGCCAACGCACTTAAAACCCTGATTGAGGATGAGCTGGAACCACAGCGCCCGGAAAATCCGATCGAGATTGATCTGGCATCTGAAATGGAACAAGCCAACAAACCCGACATGACGCTTCTAAGCTTCCTGACCAATACCTTCTGA
- a CDS encoding 5-(carboxyamino)imidazole ribonucleotide synthase, whose translation MTDFDTRIIAPGSTIGIMGNGQLGRMAAFCAAELGYKVHVFGPGADSPTEQVCPKATVADYSDLDALRAFAEDVDVVTFEFENVPHDSVKLLADLVPVRPGWKCLHLSQNRLREKTFCNDHGIGTAPFEAVRSLADLEAAVAKLGRPSVLKTTELGYDGKGQVKIAADTNLAEAWSEMGGAEAILEGFISFEREISVIVARGVKGDTACFCPVENVHTNHILDVTVAPAEIADDLSKKAEDIAIKLVSAMEFVGLLAVEMFVTTDGDILVNEVAPRPHNSGHWTIDACITSQFEQFIRAVCGLPLGDPTHHSKARMKNLLGDDINDWQAILTEPNAKLHLYGKAEAKPGRKMGHVTWVLPK comes from the coding sequence ATGACGGATTTCGACACGCGCATCATCGCCCCGGGCAGCACCATTGGCATTATGGGCAACGGCCAGCTCGGCCGTATGGCTGCCTTCTGTGCGGCGGAGCTTGGCTATAAGGTCCATGTGTTTGGCCCGGGTGCCGACAGCCCGACCGAACAGGTCTGCCCCAAGGCAACCGTTGCCGATTACAGCGACCTTGATGCGCTGCGCGCCTTTGCCGAGGATGTCGATGTTGTGACGTTTGAATTTGAAAACGTCCCGCATGACAGCGTCAAACTGCTGGCCGATCTTGTGCCGGTCCGTCCGGGCTGGAAATGCCTGCATCTTTCGCAAAACCGACTGCGCGAAAAGACCTTCTGCAATGATCATGGTATTGGCACCGCACCGTTTGAGGCCGTCCGATCCCTCGCCGATCTTGAGGCCGCCGTTGCCAAGCTTGGTCGCCCGTCTGTTTTGAAAACCACCGAACTGGGTTATGACGGCAAGGGACAGGTCAAGATTGCCGCTGATACCAACCTTGCCGAAGCCTGGTCTGAAATGGGCGGGGCCGAGGCCATCCTTGAAGGCTTCATCTCGTTCGAGCGCGAGATTTCCGTGATTGTTGCCCGTGGCGTAAAAGGCGACACCGCCTGTTTCTGCCCGGTCGAGAACGTGCATACCAATCACATCCTTGATGTCACCGTTGCCCCGGCTGAAATCGCAGACGATCTTTCGAAAAAGGCCGAAGACATCGCGATCAAACTGGTCAGTGCGATGGAATTTGTCGGGCTTCTGGCGGTTGAGATGTTTGTCACGACCGACGGCGACATTCTGGTCAATGAAGTTGCACCGCGCCCGCACAATTCCGGTCACTGGACAATTGATGCCTGCATCACCAGTCAATTCGAACAGTTCATCCGGGCTGTTTGCGGCCTACCGCTGGGCGATCCGACCCATCATTCAAAGGCGCGCATGAAGAACCTTTTGGGTGACGACATCAATGACTGGCAGGCAATTTTGACCGAGCCAAATGCCAAACTGCACCTTTACGGCAAGGCCGAAGCAAAGCCCGGCCGCAAGATGGGCCATGTGACCTGGGTTCTGCCGAAATAA
- the purE gene encoding 5-(carboxyamino)imidazole ribonucleotide mutase translates to MSDQTPVIGIIMGSQSDWETMKNAADVLDALNVAYETKIVSAHRTPDRLYDYAKTAKSRGLKVIIAGAGGAAHLPGMAAAMTPLPVLGVPVQSRTLKGLDSLLSIVQMPGGVPVGTLAIGSAGAKNAGLMAAEIMALMDDGLAARLDEWRAAQTASVADEPVDPAP, encoded by the coding sequence ATGAGCGATCAAACCCCGGTCATCGGCATTATCATGGGAAGCCAGTCAGACTGGGAAACCATGAAAAATGCAGCAGATGTCCTTGATGCGTTGAACGTCGCGTACGAGACCAAGATCGTCTCCGCCCATCGCACGCCTGATCGCCTGTATGACTATGCCAAAACGGCAAAGTCGCGCGGCCTTAAGGTCATTATCGCCGGTGCCGGTGGTGCGGCCCACCTTCCGGGCATGGCTGCGGCCATGACCCCGCTTCCGGTTCTGGGTGTTCCGGTTCAAAGCCGTACCCTTAAGGGCCTTGATAGCCTGCTTTCCATCGTTCAGATGCCGGGCGGCGTTCCGGTTGGAACCCTTGCCATCGGTTCTGCCGGTGCCAAGAATGCCGGTCTGATGGCGGCCGAAATCATGGCGCTTATGGATGATGGCCTTGCCGCCCGCCTTGATGAATGGCGCGCAGCCCAGACCGCATCGGTCGCAGACGAGCCGGTCGACCCGGCACCCTGA
- a CDS encoding GGDEF domain-containing protein, with the protein MTPSMGGGDGRYPSSPYGILAYGKDAGRRRAPNQDHQVDIDTDAIPDPVDKTPYHTPDIANVLGIPDQQVTPAVEQAIGRLMVRINGLTENLNELKQRQAHLARNEGRDPFTGAISRPAFMQILENEMSLVGADRTSRMVLMCELANLDDILQLHGQDCKDGLFNYVRRIMADFIMAPHHLGYLGCNDFAALMYNVDEEDVWQRVDAITRWLDQHPYTHKGKPIPVVPVFGLYHAQSGDTPASALKATDAALRAHKEMYLARLDRIPQGI; encoded by the coding sequence ATGACACCCTCTATGGGGGGCGGGGATGGACGATATCCATCAAGCCCTTACGGGATTCTTGCATATGGCAAGGATGCGGGCCGTCGTCGTGCGCCAAATCAGGATCATCAGGTTGATATCGACACCGACGCCATACCGGATCCGGTCGACAAGACACCCTATCACACCCCCGATATCGCAAACGTTCTGGGTATTCCGGACCAGCAGGTTACACCTGCGGTAGAACAGGCGATTGGTCGCCTGATGGTGCGCATCAATGGTTTGACCGAAAATCTCAATGAACTGAAGCAACGCCAGGCCCATCTGGCCCGCAACGAGGGCCGCGATCCCTTTACCGGCGCGATCAGCCGGCCGGCCTTCATGCAGATCCTTGAAAACGAAATGTCACTGGTTGGCGCGGACCGGACAAGCCGCATGGTGTTGATGTGCGAATTGGCCAATCTTGACGATATCCTGCAACTTCACGGGCAGGACTGCAAAGACGGCCTGTTTAACTATGTCCGACGCATCATGGCCGATTTCATCATGGCGCCGCATCATCTGGGATATCTCGGCTGCAATGACTTTGCCGCCCTGATGTACAATGTTGACGAGGAAGATGTCTGGCAACGCGTTGACGCCATTACCAGATGGCTTGATCAACATCCCTATACCCACAAGGGTAAACCGATCCCGGTTGTGCCGGTATTCGGCCTTTATCACGCGCAAAGCGGTGATACGCCGGCCTCGGCCCTGAAGGCGACAGATGCGGCCCTGCGTGCGCACAAGGAAATGTATCTGGCCCGGCTGGATCGCATTCCGCAGGGCATCTGA
- a CDS encoding YdcH family protein, whose amino-acid sequence MDEINQIEIEKRLLSLREEHRDLDVAIEQMVQAPHHDQLRLGRMKKRKLALKDEILYIESQLVPDIIA is encoded by the coding sequence ATGGACGAAATCAATCAGATCGAGATTGAAAAGAGACTTCTTTCGCTCCGCGAGGAACACCGTGATCTGGACGTCGCCATCGAACAAATGGTTCAGGCCCCCCATCATGATCAACTGCGTCTTGGCCGCATGAAAAAGCGCAAATTGGCCTTAAAGGACGAAATCCTTTATATCGAGTCGCAGCTGGTCCCAGACATTATCGCCTGA
- a CDS encoding ATP-dependent 6-phosphofructokinase, whose amino-acid sequence MRIGVLTSGGDCAGLNAVILAVVRRAVLGYGWDVVGIRQGTHGLMQDPPQAIDLNDQVNSDGLLRLGGTILGTVNKGDPFHYPMPDGSFADRSSEVIVGYHKLGLDALIGIGGDGSMAILHRLAKMGGINLVGIPKTVDNDLAQTEYSIGFTTAVNVATDALDRLQPTAASHERIMILEVMGRDAGHIALFAGVAGGADVILIPEMDYDLDELSQHCLNIRKSGRNHALVIVAEAVKRDDGSAVTLGDDGQKVRYGGIGHWLADELGARTGWETRVTVLGHVQRGGTPSPRDRVIASAFGVHAVDLIAEKKFDRVCAWQQRKVVDVAMEDVIVGPRLVDTQGTMVSTAKGLGAYMGHPPKVARTAKTV is encoded by the coding sequence ATGCGCATCGGAGTTTTGACCAGTGGCGGTGATTGCGCCGGATTGAACGCGGTTATTCTTGCGGTGGTCCGCCGTGCGGTTCTTGGCTATGGCTGGGATGTTGTCGGTATTCGTCAGGGAACCCATGGCCTGATGCAGGACCCGCCCCAGGCCATTGACCTTAATGATCAGGTCAATAGTGACGGTTTGCTGCGTCTTGGCGGTACGATCCTTGGCACTGTGAACAAGGGTGATCCGTTCCATTATCCGATGCCTGATGGCAGCTTTGCCGACCGATCAAGCGAAGTCATTGTAGGCTATCACAAGCTTGGTCTTGATGCGCTGATTGGCATTGGCGGCGATGGCAGCATGGCGATCCTGCATCGTCTGGCCAAGATGGGCGGCATCAATCTGGTGGGTATCCCCAAGACGGTTGATAACGACCTTGCCCAGACGGAATATTCCATTGGCTTTACCACGGCGGTGAATGTCGCAACCGATGCCCTTGATCGGTTGCAACCAACTGCGGCATCCCATGAACGGATCATGATCCTTGAGGTCATGGGCCGTGATGCCGGGCATATTGCCCTGTTTGCCGGGGTTGCGGGCGGGGCTGATGTCATCCTGATTCCGGAAATGGATTATGACCTTGATGAGCTTAGCCAACATTGCCTTAACATCCGCAAAAGCGGCCGCAACCATGCGCTGGTGATCGTTGCAGAGGCGGTCAAACGTGATGACGGATCGGCGGTAACCCTTGGCGATGATGGCCAGAAAGTCCGTTATGGCGGCATCGGCCATTGGCTTGCCGATGAGCTGGGCGCACGCACCGGCTGGGAAACCCGTGTGACGGTGTTGGGGCATGTTCAGCGCGGTGGCACGCCGTCACCGCGTGACCGTGTGATTGCTTCGGCCTTTGGGGTGCATGCGGTGGATTTGATCGCAGAAAAGAAATTTGATCGTGTCTGTGCCTGGCAGCAACGCAAAGTCGTCGATGTTGCGATGGAAGATGTTATTGTCGGCCCGCGGCTTGTTGATACCCAAGGCACGATGGTCTCGACCGCCAAAGGGCTTGGCGCCTATATGGGGCATCCGCCGAAAGTCGCCAGAACGGCCAAAACCGTTTGA
- a CDS encoding TIGR02444 family protein, with translation MDQEEVWAFTVAMYGRDGVAKLCLDLQERCDLDVNMLLFMFFLGQKGLAPLSISALEASVRDWRENVIKPLRQTRRHLRDDPRASAQELRQKVKSDELQAERIEQHILCEAVETVPSDDPMAAAHAYLSPNRFALDQQACDKALGDLTRMMGIA, from the coding sequence ATGGATCAGGAAGAAGTCTGGGCCTTTACGGTCGCGATGTATGGTCGCGATGGCGTCGCCAAGTTGTGCCTTGATCTTCAGGAACGCTGTGACCTTGATGTGAACATGCTGCTTTTCATGTTCTTTCTGGGCCAGAAGGGATTGGCACCACTAAGCATTTCAGCACTTGAGGCATCTGTGCGCGACTGGCGCGAAAACGTGATCAAGCCACTGCGCCAGACACGACGACACCTGCGCGACGATCCGCGCGCCAGTGCACAGGAATTGCGCCAGAAGGTCAAATCAGACGAATTGCAGGCTGAACGGATTGAACAGCATATCCTGTGCGAAGCGGTTGAAACCGTGCCGAGTGATGATCCGATGGCCGCCGCCCACGCCTATTTGTCCCCCAACCGGTTTGCGTTGGATCAGCAGGCTTGTGACAAGGCGCTTGGCGACCTGACCCGGATGATGGGGATCGCCTAG
- a CDS encoding UbiX family flavin prenyltransferase, whose amino-acid sequence MTQKDRLIIGITGASGVIYGIRFLQLLKNTPIETHLVLSKAAERTIAYETDFKIREIKEMADVVHDNADIGASIASGSFRARGMIIAPCSMKSLAEVASGVADNLIARAADVILKERKRLVLMARETPLHAGHIRNMALATENGAIIAPPVPAFYARPQSLDEMVTQSCGRILDLFEIDLPETARWGDTEAANPIPVTGKPKTRE is encoded by the coding sequence ATGACGCAAAAAGATCGACTTATCATTGGCATAACCGGCGCATCGGGTGTGATTTACGGCATACGTTTTTTACAGTTGCTGAAAAACACGCCAATCGAGACTCATCTGGTTCTTTCCAAAGCAGCCGAGCGCACCATCGCCTATGAGACCGATTTTAAAATCCGCGAAATCAAGGAGATGGCTGACGTTGTCCATGACAATGCCGACATCGGTGCCTCGATCGCGTCGGGTTCCTTTCGCGCGCGCGGTATGATCATTGCCCCCTGCTCAATGAAGTCTCTGGCCGAGGTCGCAAGCGGAGTCGCAGATAATCTGATCGCGCGTGCCGCCGATGTGATCCTTAAGGAGCGTAAGCGTCTTGTCCTGATGGCGCGCGAAACACCGCTTCATGCCGGCCATATTCGCAATATGGCGCTGGCCACAGAAAACGGCGCAATCATTGCCCCGCCGGTCCCTGCATTCTATGCCCGGCCACAATCCCTTGATGAAATGGTGACACAAAGCTGCGGACGGATTCTTGATCTGTTTGAGATTGATCTGCCCGAAACCGCCCGCTGGGGCGATACCGAGGCCGCCAACCCAATCCCGGTCACCGGCAAACCCAAAACACGCGAATAG
- a CDS encoding YdcH family protein, giving the protein MSVQSHIEALTAKHAALEQELHLETRRPAPNDSVVADIKRRKLEIKDEINRITH; this is encoded by the coding sequence ATGAGCGTTCAAAGCCATATCGAAGCTCTAACTGCCAAACATGCTGCACTAGAGCAGGAACTCCACCTCGAGACGCGCCGCCCGGCGCCCAACGATTCCGTTGTTGCAGACATTAAACGCCGCAAGCTTGAAATCAAGGACGAGATAAACCGAATAACCCATTAG
- a CDS encoding propionyl-CoA synthetase, with product MTGRYQEIYERSIADKEGFWAEAAENISWYKKWDRVLDDSNAPFYRWFVGGKVNTCYNALDRHIENGRGDQAALIYDSPVTNTVQTFTYSHLRDDVARLAGALHARGVTKGDRVIIYMPMIPQAAMAMLACARIGAIHSVVFGGFASNELATRINDAKPKLILTASCGIEGSRVIEYKPLLDKAIAMADHKPESVILFQRPQSDALLMDGRDYDWEVECAKAAPSDCVPVDATDPLYILYTSGTTGQPKGVVRDNGGHMVALNWSMKNIYDVDAGDVYWAASDVGWVVGHSYIVYAPLLAGCTTVMYEGKPVGTPDAGAFWRVISQHKVKVLFTAPTAFRAIKRDDPKAAHMANYDLGSLKALYLAGERSDPDTLQWAENSLGVPVIDHWWQTETGWSICANPRGIELLPIKYGSPTVAACGWDVQVLDEAGKPLERGQIGALAAKLPLPPGTLPTLWQNDDRFKSSYLEEFPGFYATGDAGFIDEDGYIYVMSRTDDIINVAGHRLSTGGMEEVLSSHPDVAECAVIGVHDYLKGQLPLGFIVLKSGVTRPHDAILAEVVAMVRDQIGPVAAFKKATVVERLPKTRSGKILRKTMRSIADGESYNTPATIDDPAILPEIAEVLKEIGYAK from the coding sequence ATGACCGGTCGCTACCAGGAAATCTACGAACGTTCGATCGCCGACAAGGAAGGCTTTTGGGCAGAAGCTGCTGAAAACATTTCCTGGTACAAGAAATGGGATCGCGTTCTTGATGACAGTAACGCGCCGTTTTACCGCTGGTTTGTCGGTGGCAAGGTCAATACTTGCTATAATGCGCTTGATCGTCACATCGAAAACGGCCGGGGTGATCAGGCGGCTCTGATCTATGACAGCCCGGTCACCAACACGGTTCAGACATTCACCTATTCCCATCTGCGCGACGATGTTGCCCGTCTCGCCGGGGCGCTGCATGCGCGCGGGGTGACCAAGGGCGACCGGGTGATCATCTATATGCCGATGATCCCGCAGGCCGCGATGGCGATGCTGGCCTGTGCGCGGATCGGCGCGATCCATTCGGTCGTCTTCGGCGGTTTTGCATCCAACGAACTGGCGACCCGTATCAATGACGCCAAACCAAAACTGATCCTGACCGCAAGCTGCGGTATCGAAGGATCGCGCGTCATTGAATACAAACCGCTGCTCGATAAAGCCATCGCCATGGCGGATCATAAACCCGAAAGCGTCATTCTGTTCCAGCGGCCACAAAGCGATGCGTTGCTAATGGATGGTCGTGATTACGACTGGGAAGTCGAATGTGCCAAGGCCGCACCGTCTGACTGTGTCCCGGTTGATGCCACCGATCCGCTTTATATCCTTTATACGTCCGGCACGACCGGTCAGCCCAAGGGCGTTGTCCGTGACAATGGCGGGCATATGGTGGCCCTCAACTGGTCGATGAAGAACATCTATGATGTCGATGCCGGTGACGTTTACTGGGCGGCGTCTGACGTTGGCTGGGTGGTTGGCCATTCCTATATCGTTTATGCGCCGCTTCTGGCCGGGTGCACGACGGTCATGTATGAAGGAAAACCGGTCGGAACGCCGGATGCCGGGGCGTTCTGGCGGGTAATTTCCCAACACAAGGTCAAGGTGCTGTTTACCGCACCAACTGCGTTTCGTGCGATCAAACGCGATGACCCCAAGGCCGCTCATATGGCCAACTATGACCTTGGCAGCCTAAAGGCGCTGTATCTGGCCGGTGAACGTTCTGATCCCGATACCCTGCAATGGGCGGAAAACAGCCTTGGCGTTCCGGTGATTGACCACTGGTGGCAGACCGAGACCGGTTGGTCGATCTGTGCCAACCCGCGCGGGATTGAATTGCTTCCGATCAAATATGGCTCGCCGACGGTGGCAGCCTGTGGGTGGGATGTACAGGTTCTGGACGAGGCCGGAAAGCCGCTTGAACGCGGTCAGATTGGTGCCCTTGCCGCCAAATTGCCGCTGCCACCGGGGACGCTTCCAACTCTTTGGCAGAATGATGACCGCTTCAAGTCATCCTATCTTGAAGAATTCCCGGGCTTTTATGCCACCGGTGATGCCGGCTTTATTGACGAAGATGGCTACATCTACGTCATGTCGCGCACTGATGACATCATCAACGTTGCCGGGCACCGCCTGTCGACAGGGGGCATGGAAGAAGTGCTTTCAAGCCATCCCGATGTTGCCGAATGCGCAGTCATTGGTGTGCATGATTATCTTAAGGGGCAATTGCCGCTGGGCTTTATCGTGTTGAAGTCCGGGGTCACCCGCCCGCACGACGCGATCTTGGCCGAGGTCGTTGCCATGGTCCGCGATCAGATTGGTCCGGTGGCGGCATTCAAGAAGGCAACTGTGGTCGAACGCCTGCCCAAGACCCGATCGGGCAAGATCCTGCGCAAGACCATGCGTTCCATCGCCGATGGTGAAAGCTATAACACCCCGGCAACGATCGATGACCCGGCAATCCTTCCCGAAATCGCCGAGGTCCTCAAAGAAATCGGTTATGCAAAATAG
- a CDS encoding GNAT family N-acetyltransferase yields MPSNTAAQDVATALLPNITIRDATLDDIPAITAIYRHHVLHGTASFEETAPDEAEISNRFAAIRDKGLPYLVAIRSNTIVGYCYAGNYRPRTAYRHTVENSIYVAHDCVGKGVGSLLMAALIKRCEGGPWRQMVAAIGDSANKASISLHQRHGFEIVGTFKKVGYKFDRWLDSVLMQRPLGDDSPIIPKT; encoded by the coding sequence ATGCCTTCGAACACCGCAGCCCAAGACGTTGCCACAGCCCTGTTACCCAACATCACCATCCGCGATGCCACGCTTGATGACATCCCGGCCATCACGGCGATTTATCGCCACCATGTTCTACATGGCACGGCATCGTTTGAAGAAACGGCACCTGACGAGGCCGAAATTTCCAATCGGTTCGCCGCCATTCGCGATAAAGGCCTGCCCTATCTTGTTGCGATCCGCAGCAATACTATTGTTGGCTACTGTTACGCTGGCAACTATCGCCCGCGCACGGCCTATCGTCACACGGTCGAAAACTCGATTTATGTGGCCCATGACTGCGTCGGAAAAGGGGTTGGCAGCCTTCTGATGGCGGCTCTGATTAAACGGTGTGAAGGCGGCCCGTGGCGTCAAATGGTTGCCGCGATCGGGGACAGCGCGAACAAGGCGTCGATCAGCCTGCATCAACGCCATGGTTTTGAAATAGTCGGTACGTTTAAAAAGGTCGGCTACAAGTTTGATCGCTGGCTTGACTCGGTCCTGATGCAACGGCCACTTGGCGACGACAGCCCGATCATTCCCAAAACTTGA